GGCGCTTCGGGCCCGATCACGACGAAGCCGATGTGCTTGGCACGACAGAAATCGACGATCGCCCGGTGGTCGGCCAGGCTCAGATCGACGCATTCGGCGTGGTTGGCTATTCCCGGATTGCCGGGCGCGGCGTAGAGCCGGGTCAGGCCGGACGACTGTGCGAGCTTCCAGGCGAGCGCATGCTCCCGGCCACCCGATCCCAACAGCAGGACATTCATGGCCGATCCCTTCCTCGACGACGCAGACACCGGCCGGCTGGTAGCCGAGCCAGCGCCGGGCAGCAACGCACCCGACATGTCGGTCAGCGAGCTTTCGGCACGGTTGAAGCGAACCGTGGAGGGCGCGTTCGGCCATGTCCGCATCCGCGGCGAGATTTCGGGCTGGAAGCGTGCGGGCTCGGGCCACTGCTATCTGGCGCTGAAGGACGATGCCGCGGTCATCGATGGTGTCATCTGGCGCGGCGCGGCGTCCGCCCTGCCGTTCCAGCCGGCCGACGGCGTCGAAGTGATCGCGACGGGCAAGCTCACCACCTATCCCGGCCGCTCCAAATACCAGATCGTCATCGAGCGGATGGAACTGGCCGGCGAAGGCGCGCTGATGGCGCTGCTCGAAAAGCTGAAGGCCAAGCTGGGCGCGGAGGGGCTGTTCGATCCGGCGCGTAAGAAGCCGTTACCCTTTCTGCCCAAGGTGATCGGCGTCGTCACGTCGCCCACCGGCGCGGTCATCCGCGACATTCTCCATCGGCTTGAGGATCGCTGCCCGACCCATGTCCTCGTCTGGCCGGTGAAGGTCCAGGGGGCGGGCTCGGCGGAGGAGGTCGCAGGCGCAGTTCGCGGGTTCGACGCGATCCAGCCCGGCGGTCCGGTTCCGCGACCCGATCTGGTCATCGTCGCCCGCGGCGGCGGCTCGATCGAGGATCTCTGGTCGTTCAACGAGGAAGTCGTCGTCCGCGCGGTCGCCGCCTGTTCGATCCCGATCATCTCGGCAGTCGGACACGAGACCGACACGTCGCTGTGCGACCACGCCGCCGACCTGCGTGCACCGACCCCGACGGCCGCGGCCGAGATCGCGGTGCCGGTGAAGGCGGATCTGGTCCACACGCTCAAGACGTACGGCCTGCGCACCGAACGCTGTGCGCGCCGCTATCACGAACGTGGGCATGAGCGGCTGGCGGCGCTGGTCCGCGTGCTGCCGAAGCGCGACGCGATCCTGGGGCCGCAGCGCCAGCGGCTCGACGACCTGGCCGGGCGGCTGGGCCTCACCCTCGAGCGGCGGCTGGTCACGGCGCGGCGCGAGCTCGATCGTGCGGCCGGGGCACTCAGGCCATCGGTCCTCGACGCGCGGCTGGCGCGGGCGCGCGACCGGGCGAGCGATCTTGGCCGTCTGCTCGAAAGCGTGAATCCGGAAAAGCCGCTGGAGCGTGGCTATGCCTGGGTCGCCGCGCGCCCGGCCGGCGAAGTCGTCGGGACCGCGGAGGCCGCGCGCGCGGCGGGCGCAATGACGCTCCACTTCCGCGATGGGACGGTCGACGTGCGGCTTGAGCGTGGCGGCGGCAAATCCCATACTTCTGTCACACCCGCGGCCGCCGCGCCGACGCAACCCGATCTGTTCTGATGAAGGCCGACCCCGAAATGCTGATGTCCAAGTCCGATCGCGCCGCGAAGCTCCATTATATGGCGAACGGCTTTCGCGTGCTGAGCACCGGCGACCATGTCGTCTGCGCGAAATCGGGCGCGCGCATTCCGATCGAGGAGCTGCGCTATTGGGACGTCGCCAGCCAGCAGCCATTCGCCAGCGCCGAAATCGCCAGCGAGGCGCTCGCGCCCCAATGACGCGCGCGCTGGCCGTAGGTCTCGCTCTCGCCCTTAGCCCTGCCGCGCTGGTCGCGCAGGTTCCGATGGCGGGGCCCTTCGCGCTCGATGCCGTGCCGACCCAGGGGGGTGTGGCCCGCGGGATCGCCCCGGCCGGCACCCGGACACTGACCCTGGGCCCGGTGGCGGTGCCGGTCGCGCCGGATGGCCGGTTCCTGATCGCCTTCGACCGGGACGCCGCGCCGGCGATGGACTTGCTCGCGACGCTGGCCGATGGCCGCACCGTCCGCCAGGTCCTGACCGTGGCGCCCCGCGCCTGGCGCATCGAACGGCTCGACACGCTTGCGCGCGGCACCCAGCCGACCGAGGCGTTCACCCGCCGCCGTGCGCCCGAACTCGCGCAGATCGCTGCCGCCCGGGCGGTCGACCGCCCCTCCGACGGTTGGCGGCAGCGCTTCGTCTGGCCGGCGACCGGCCGCATCTCCGGCCTGTTCGGCAGCCAGCGCATCTACAAGGGCGAACCCGGCGCCTATCACAGCGGCGTGGACGTAGCACGGCCCACCGGCACGCCGATCGTGGCTCCGGCCGATGGGGTCGTCGCCCTTGCCGCCGATGCCCCCTTCACCCTGGAGGGCAACCTGCTGATGCTCGACCACGGCGCCGGCCTGGTCAGCGCCTTCCTCCACCTCAGCCGCATCGACGTGAAGCCGGGCGAGCGGGTGCGCCAGGGTCAGGTCATCGGCGCAATCGGCGCCACCGGCCGCGCGACGGGCCCGCATCTCCATTGGGGTATGACGTGGCGGGGCAGCCGGATTGATCCGCTGCTCGTGGCGGGGGCGATGAGGAATGGCAGCTAAGCCCATTCCCCGGTTTTGGAATATTTTTGGCGTTCGATAGCTTGATATGTGACATATTGGCTACAACCCGGATAAATCCCGATGATTGAGATCGTGTTGATCTTTTTTACGGGCCGCAACTTCGATTACCCTTCTCGTTATCCGGACGTCCAAGCTTTGGTCGTTCAGGAAAGCACCCGGCCGAGGGACGTCGCGGCACAGCGACGATGGCCGCAACAAAAGAGGGGCTTACGAATGAGCAAATTTTCGACTTATCGCGCGTGCATGCTGCGCACGACCGCTGGGCTTCAGGCACTAGCGCTGTTGGGTGCGGGCCTGGCGTCAACGACGCTGCTTGCCAATCCGGCCGTAGCACAGGACTTTAACACCGGTGCGCTCGTCGGTAGCGCCCTCGATGCGAACGGTGCCCCGCTTGCCGGCGCTACGGTTACCGTCCGATCGACGGCACAGGGCTTCACACGCTCCGTGACCACCAACAGTAACGGCAGCTTCCGTGTCCAGGCGCTTCCGCCGGGCGCGTATGTCGTGACGATCACCAATGCCGCGGGCGAGCAGGTCGTTACCCAGACGGTCGGCGTCAATCCGGCCCAGAACACTGCCTACACGTTCCGTGCGACTGCCGCCGGCGCAGCCCCGGCGAGCGACGTCGCGGCCAATGATGGTGCGGGCGACATCGTCGTCACCGGGTCGGCCGAACGCGTGAACGACTTCGCCAGCAACACCGGCGGCCTGACCATCGGCGACGTCAGTCAGTTGCTCAACACGACCCCGATCGCGCGCAACCAGACCGCGTTGATCCTGCTGTCGCCGGGCACGGGCGCTGGCGATACCGCGTTCGGCAATCTGGCTTCGATCGGCGGCGCGACCGTCGCCGAGAATGCCTATTATGTGAACGGTCTTAACGTCACGAACTTCCGCAACTTCCTCGGCTCGAATAATCCGCCGATCGAATTCTATCAGTCGCTTGACGTCAAGCTGTTTGGCATTCCTGCCGAATTTGGCCGTGCGCTGGGTGGCTTCACGACTGCGATTACCAAGTCGGGTTCGAATCAGTTCAAGGCCGGCGCTCTCGTCGCCTTTGCTCCGGACGCACTGCGTGACGACTCGCCCGATACGTATGCGGCCTACAACCGCAACGACTATGCGCAGAACATCGAAGCAAATTTCTATCTGAGCGGCCCGATCATCAAGGATCGGCTGTTCTTCTACGCGCTGTACAATCCCAATTACAACAAGACGCAGGACAGCAGCATCAGCGCCGGCCAGCGTCTGACCACGCGCAACAGCTCACCGTTCTTCGGCGGCAAGCTGGACTTCATCATCGCCGATGGTCACCGCCTGGAAGGGACGTTCTTCCGCAACGCGCAAACCGTCGAAACGCAGTATGACCGGTTTAACGCTTCGGTGAATCCGAACGGCAGCGTGATCACGCCGGTCAGCAACCCGGCGTTTGGCGGGCCGCTCGCGATCAATGACGCGCTTGGGTCGGTGATCAGCAAGTTCGGTGGCAACAACTTCGTCGGCACCTACACCGGTCAGTTCACTAACTGGCTGACCCTGTCGGCGGCGTATGGTGAAAGCCATGACGATCAGCTCGCGATCGCATCGCCGCTTATTTCGTTGGTCAGCAGCACGCGAACCGGCATCACCACGACGGCACGCGGCATCAGTTCCGCCAACGCACGTGATACCGACGTCCGTAAATTCTATCGTGCGGATGCCGACATCTACGTCAACTTGCTTGGCACCCATCACTTCCGTGCGGGTTACGAGCGTGAAGACCTCAGCTCCACGACCGACACACGGTATGCGAGTGCGTATTCCTACCTTCTCACCGCAGGCTATGTCCGTCGCCGGTACTACGAGAACGTCGGTGCCTGGAGCAGCAAGAACGAGTCCTATTACATCCAAGACAGCTGGTCGCTGCTGAACGAGCGTCTGAACCTGCAGCTTGGTCTTCGCAACGACCGGTTTAACAACAACGCCCTGAGCGGTCAGACCTACTTCAAGTCGGGTGATCAGTGGGGCCCGCGTCTGGGTGCAGCATTCGACGTGTTCGGCGACAAGCGGACGACCGTCCGCGGCAGCTGGAGCCGGTATTTCTTCCCGGTCGCGACCAACACGAACATTCGCCTCGGCGGTGCCGAACTGTACTATGAGCAGCGTTTTGCGTACCCGACGGGTGTCAGTTCGGCGAATTTCAACCCGGCGGGCTTGGTCAACGGCCTGACGTTCGACGCGAACGGCAATATCCAGGGGCTGACAACGCCGATCACCGGAAGCACCAACCTCTGCCCGACGGTCGGCCCGGATCGCAACACGCGGACCTGCCGCTCGATTTTCTCCGACGGCATTCAGGGTCCGACCGACACGCTGGTATCGTCGACGTTGCAGCCTAGCTACACCGACGAATGGACGGTTGGTCTGCAGCAGCGTCTGGGCGATTGGAACTTCTCGCTGACGTACCTTAATCGTCGCCTTGGCCGTACGCTCGACGACGTGGCGATCGACGCTGCAGTGCTGAAGTACTGCGCTGCAAAGGGTATCCCGAACTGCGACTCGACGTTCAGCGGATTCCACCAGTACGTCCTCGCCAATCCCGGTTCGGACATCACCGTTCGTCTCGATGGCGATTGCACGGATGCTCGTCAGTGCGCCGTCGTGACTCTCCCGGCCGCCGACCTCGGTTATCCGAAGGCGACCCGCAACTACGACTCGGTGCAGTTCCAGTTCGAAAAGCCGTATCGTGACGGTTGGGGCGTGAGCGGTTCCTACGCCTACACGCGTCTGCGCGGTAACTATGAAGGCGCGGTCAAGTCCGACAACGGCCAGACCGACGCCGGCCTGACGCAGGACTTCGACCAGCCGGGTCTGCTCGACGGTGCGTATGGCGACAACCCGAACCAGCGCGTTCACTCGTTCAAGCTGTTCGGTACCTACCGACTGTTTGACGGGCTGCGCGTCGGTGCGAACATGCTGTTCGAAAGCCCGCGCAAGTTCTCCTGCTACGGCGTCCACCCGACGGACGTCTTCGCGGAGCAGTACGGCAACGCCAGCTACTTCTGTAAGCAGTCGCGCTTCTCGCCGACGGGTGCGAGCGTCTTGGTTCCGCGCGGCAGCGCGTTCCAGAGCGACTGGCGCAAGCAGATAGACCTTTCGGTTCAGTATGACATCGCCGATCTGCCGGGCAGCTTCTTCAGCATCGATGTGTTCAACGCGTTCAACTTCAAGTCGAAGCTCGACTATAACGAGTTCGGCGAAAACGCGGACGGTTCCATCAATCCGCGCTACTCCCAGCCGCTCAGCTACCAGCCGCCGCGCTACGTGCGCTTCACGCTCGGCCTACGGTTTGGCGAAGGCGCGAAGTAAGTCGATACGAAACCTCTTCAATACTCCGGGGGCGGCGCCGATGGCGTCGCCCCTTTTTTGTTGCGCCCAGGGTGAAGTTCGGGCGGACGATTGGTAACAGCGACCGAATGACCGATACGCCATCGCTGCTCGCCCGCTTGAAATCCGCCCTCGACCGCCAGGATCGCGCCGGGGTGAACGCCGCGTGTCGTGCCCTGATCACGGCAGGGGCGCGGCTTGGTGGCCAGTGGCGGACGATCATTCACCTTTTGCTGCACAACGGGGAACTGTCGTTGGCCCGCGCCGCGGCGAACATTCTGGTGCGCGAGTCGGGAAATAGTCCGCTCGCGCGCTTCGAGCAGGCCGCTACCTATGCGCGGACCGGCCGCCTCGACGAGGCGCGGGCGATTCTGGTTACCGTGCCGGAAACCGTGCCCGATCCGGTCGGGAACGCCTATATCCGCGGTACGCTGGCGACCAATCTGGGGCTGTTTGACGAAGCCCAGGATCACCTCCACCGCGCGGTTCGCCTGGCGCCGCATTCGGGACAGAGCTGGCTAGCGCTCGCAATGTCAGGCACGGTCGCCGGCGCTGATCGTGATGCGATGCTTGCGGTTCAGTCGCGCATGAGGACCGCCCCGCCAGTCGAGAAGGGCGCGTATTTTTATGGCCTTGGCAAAGCGCTGGACGAGGCGGGCGATCATGATGCCGCCTTCGCCGCTTTTGCCGAAGGGGCTGCCGCAGTCCGAACGGTTCGTCCTCTCGACGAGGCTGCGGAGCGCGCAGGCGTCTCCTCGGCACTGTCAGGGTGGTCTACGGAGGCGCTGTCCACGCTTCCTAGTCCCGCGAAGAACAGTGTCCGACCGATTTTCGTTACCGGCCTACCGCGGTCGGGGACGACCTTGGTGGAACAGATTCTCGTTAGTCACAGCGCGGTCGAAGACGGCGAAGAGCTCGGCCGGATGGCGTTGTTGGCCCGCGATATTGGCGGAGTCGATGTCGCTGCCGTCCGTCAGGCGATGTCGGCTGGGCGCGGCGACGCTGTGGTCGCGCTCTACGACCATCTGCTCGACGAGCGCTTCCCCGGGGAACGGCGAATCGTCGACAAAACGCTGCAGCTCAGTCGTTTCATGGGATTGGTCGCGACATTCTTCCCCGATGTCCCCGTCATCTGGTTGCGGCGCGACCCACTCGATACCGCATGGTCGATCTTTCGAACCTACTTCCTCGACAACCTTGCCTGGACCTTTGATCTTGCGGCGATCGGCCGGCAGATGGCGGCCGAGGATCGGCTGTTTGCCCACTGGTCGCGATTGCGCCCCGGACAGATCCTACCCGTCGATTATGCCGCTCTGGTCAGCGATCCCGCTTCGGTCATCCCGCGGATCGTCGCGCATTGTGGTCTTACCCTCGAGGATGGACAGCTCCGACCGCATGAGAGCCGGCGGGCCGTCACGACGGCGAGCGTGACGCAGGTGCGCCAGCCAATCAATACTCGCGCCGTCGGTGCGGCCACGCCATATCGCAAGCGTCTTCAGCCTTTTGTGGAGGCGTATGAGAGTGCGCGCGTTGCTGGCCAATAATCAGAAGACGCGACGAGCTTCGTGCCGGTGATATAGATCGTAGAAGGAAACATAGATTTATAATACGTTGACAACAGTGATAATTTTGTGACGGTATCCGGCGAAAAATAGGTGCGTTGCTACTGAAGTCTTGTCGCTGGCTTACACCCCCCGTTACTCCTGCGGAACGGCAGGGCGCGTCCAGCGCCCCGAACCGGCATTTCAAGCGAGGGATTACAGTGACCAGCAATCCAAACAGGAAGCGCATAGCGCTCAGCGGGGGAACCGCCCTTCGAGCGCTCGCGCTGCTCGGCGTGGGCGTATCGTCGGCCGCCGTCGTCGCGACGCCCGCGGCGGCGCAAGACTATACGACCGGTGCGCTCGTCGGCACGGTGCAGAGCGCCGACGGCGCCCGCGTCTCGGGCGGTAGCGTGGCCGTCCAGTCGACCACGCAGGGTTTCACCCGCAACGCCACGATCGGCACCGACGGCACGTTCCGTATCCCGGCGCTGCCGACCGGCAATTACACGGTGACGGTCACGACTCCGGGGAACGCCCCGGTCGAGAACCGCAACATCGTCATCACGCCTGGTCAGAATTCCAGCTACACCTTCACGGTTGGCGGTGCTGATGCCGCCGATAGCGGCACCGGCGATATCGTCGTCACCGCAAGCGCGGAGCGGACCAACGACTTCGGCAGCAACACCGGCGGCCTGACCATCGCCGACGTCAGCCAGCTGCTGAACACGACCCCGATCGCGCGGAACCAGACGGCGCTGATCCTGCTGTCGCCGGGCACCAGCCAGGGCGACACCGCGTTCGGCAACCTCGCCTCGATCGGCGGCGCGACCGTCGCCGAGAACGCCTATTATGTGAACGGCCTGAACGTCACCAACTTCCGAACCTTCGTCGGTTCGAACAACCCGCCGATCGAATTCTACCAGTCGATCGATATCAAGCTGTTCGGTCTGTCGGCCGAATTCGGTCGTGCGCTGGGCGGTTTCACCACCGCGGTGACCAAGTCGGGTTCGAACCAGTTCAAGGCCGGCGCGCTGATCGCCTATGCGCCCGACGCGCTGCGCGATTACTCGCCCAACACCTATGCGGCGTACAACCGCGCCGACGTGAACGAGGACATCGAAGCCAACTTCTACGTCAGCGGCCCGATCATCAAGGACCGGCTGTTCTTCTACGCTCTGTACAACCCGAACTATTCGAAGATCGGTGACAGCAGCATCACCGGCGGCAACCGCCTGACGACGCGCAACAGCTCGCCGTTCTTCGGCGGCAAGCTCGACTTCATCATCGCCGATGGTCACCGCCTGGAAGGCACGTACTTCCGCAACGCGCAGACCGCCGTCACCAATTATGACGTCTTCAACCCGACGACCTTCGCTTTGGGTGCGACGCAGGGGACGATCATTTCGAAGTCGGGCGGCGACAATTTCGTCGGCACCTACACCGGGCAGTTCACCAACTGGCTGACGCTGTCGGCGGCATATGGTGAAAGCCATGACAACCAGTCGGGCGTGCCGGCGCCGATCCAGTCGCTGGTGCAGAGCACCCGTACCGGCGTGACGACCACGGCGGCCGGTTTCTCGACAACCAACTACCGCGATGACGACGTGCGCAAGTTCTACCGCGCGGACGCCGACGTGTACGTCAGCCTGTTCGGCAACCACCACTTCCGTGCGGGTTACGAGCGCGAAGAGCTGAGCTCGTCGACCGACACGCGGTACGCTGGCGGCTATCGCTACAGCCTGGCCGGCTCGCTGATCCAGCGTTGGTATTACGAGAACGTCGGCACGTGGAAGAGCCTGAACGAGTCCTTCTACATCCAGGACAGCTGGTCGCTGCTCAACGACCGCCTGAACCTGCAGCTGGGCGTTCGCAACGACAAGTTCAGCAACGATGCGCTGGACGGCAACACCTACTTCAAGTCGGGTGATCAGTGGGGTCCGCGTCTGGGTGCAGCGTTCGACGTGTTCGGCGACAAGCGCACCACGGTTCGCGGGTCGTGGAGCCGCTACTTCCTGCCGGTCGCTAGCAACACCAACATCCGTCTGGGCGGTGCCGAGCTCTATTACCAGCAGCGCTTCCTGTATCCGACGGGCGTCAATCCTGCGGTGTTCAACTCGGCGGGCTTCGTCCAGGGCCTCCAGCTCGACGCCAACGGCAATATCCTGGGTCTGACCACCCCGGCCGCCGGCAGCTCGAATCCGTGCCCGACGGTGGGTCCGGATGCAGGCCGCAACACCTGCTATTCGATCACCAGCGACGGCATCCAGGGCCCGACCGACACGCTCGTGTCGTCGAGCCTGCAGCCCAGCTACACCGACGAATGGACGGTCGGCCTGCAGCACCGCATCGGCGACTGGGACCTGTCGCTGACGTACATCAACCGTCGCCTGGGCCGCACCCTGGACGACGTGGCGATCGACGCGGCGGTGCTGAAGTACTGCCAGGCGAACGGCATTCCGGGCTGCGCTGCGACCTTTACCGGTTTCCACCAGTATGTGCTGGCGAACCCGGGGTCGGACATCACGGTGCGTCTGGACGGCAACTGCGCGGTTTCGGCACGCCAGTGCGAAGTCGCGACCTTGTCGGCGGCCGACCTCGGCTATCCGGCGGCGATCCGCAATTACGACTCGATCCAGTTCCAGTTCAACAAGGCGTATCGCAACGGTTGGGGACTGGGCGGCTCGTATGCCTACACGCGTCTGCGCGGTAACTACGAAGGCGCGGTGAAGTCGGACAATGGTCAGGACGACGCCGGCCTGACTCAGGACTTCGACCAGCCGGGTCTGCTCGACGGCGCGTACGGGACGCTCGCCAACCAGCGTGCGCACTCGTTCAAGCTGTTCGGCACGGTGTCGCTGTTCGAGAATTTCCGTGTCGGCGCGAACATGCTCTTCGAATCGCCGCGCAGCTTCTCGTGCATTGGTTATCACCCGACGGACGAATTCGCGGCGGCCTATGACGCGGCGAGCTTCTATTGCCGTCAGCCGCGCTTCTCGAGCAACCCGTCGTTCCCGAACCAGAACATTCCGGGCAACCCGACCTCGTACCTCGTGCCGCGCGGCACGGCGTTCAAGTCGGACTGGCGCAAGCAGATCGACGTCAATGTCCAGTATGACATCGCGTCGCTGCCCGGCAGCTTCTTCAGCGTCGACGTATTCAACGTGTTCAACTTCAAGTCGAAGCTGGACTATCAGGAATTCGGCGATCTGACGGGTGGCGCGATCAACCAGCGTTACGGCGAAGTGATCGGCTATCAGGTGCCGCGCTACGTACGGTTCACCCTGGGCCTGCGCTTCGGCGAGGGTTCGAAGAACTAAGCGATCCTACG
The nucleotide sequence above comes from Roseomonas aeriglobus. Encoded proteins:
- a CDS encoding exodeoxyribonuclease VII large subunit, giving the protein MADPFLDDADTGRLVAEPAPGSNAPDMSVSELSARLKRTVEGAFGHVRIRGEISGWKRAGSGHCYLALKDDAAVIDGVIWRGAASALPFQPADGVEVIATGKLTTYPGRSKYQIVIERMELAGEGALMALLEKLKAKLGAEGLFDPARKKPLPFLPKVIGVVTSPTGAVIRDILHRLEDRCPTHVLVWPVKVQGAGSAEEVAGAVRGFDAIQPGGPVPRPDLVIVARGGGSIEDLWSFNEEVVVRAVAACSIPIISAVGHETDTSLCDHAADLRAPTPTAAAEIAVPVKADLVHTLKTYGLRTERCARRYHERGHERLAALVRVLPKRDAILGPQRQRLDDLAGRLGLTLERRLVTARRELDRAAGALRPSVLDARLARARDRASDLGRLLESVNPEKPLERGYAWVAARPAGEVVGTAEAARAAGAMTLHFRDGTVDVRLERGGGKSHTSVTPAAAAPTQPDLF
- a CDS encoding peptidoglycan DD-metalloendopeptidase family protein gives rise to the protein MTRALAVGLALALSPAALVAQVPMAGPFALDAVPTQGGVARGIAPAGTRTLTLGPVAVPVAPDGRFLIAFDRDAAPAMDLLATLADGRTVRQVLTVAPRAWRIERLDTLARGTQPTEAFTRRRAPELAQIAAARAVDRPSDGWRQRFVWPATGRISGLFGSQRIYKGEPGAYHSGVDVARPTGTPIVAPADGVVALAADAPFTLEGNLLMLDHGAGLVSAFLHLSRIDVKPGERVRQGQVIGAIGATGRATGPHLHWGMTWRGSRIDPLLVAGAMRNGS
- a CDS encoding sulfotransferase, whose protein sequence is MTDTPSLLARLKSALDRQDRAGVNAACRALITAGARLGGQWRTIIHLLLHNGELSLARAAANILVRESGNSPLARFEQAATYARTGRLDEARAILVTVPETVPDPVGNAYIRGTLATNLGLFDEAQDHLHRAVRLAPHSGQSWLALAMSGTVAGADRDAMLAVQSRMRTAPPVEKGAYFYGLGKALDEAGDHDAAFAAFAEGAAAVRTVRPLDEAAERAGVSSALSGWSTEALSTLPSPAKNSVRPIFVTGLPRSGTTLVEQILVSHSAVEDGEELGRMALLARDIGGVDVAAVRQAMSAGRGDAVVALYDHLLDERFPGERRIVDKTLQLSRFMGLVATFFPDVPVIWLRRDPLDTAWSIFRTYFLDNLAWTFDLAAIGRQMAAEDRLFAHWSRLRPGQILPVDYAALVSDPASVIPRIVAHCGLTLEDGQLRPHESRRAVTTASVTQVRQPINTRAVGAATPYRKRLQPFVEAYESARVAGQ
- a CDS encoding TonB-dependent receptor; this encodes MSKFSTYRACMLRTTAGLQALALLGAGLASTTLLANPAVAQDFNTGALVGSALDANGAPLAGATVTVRSTAQGFTRSVTTNSNGSFRVQALPPGAYVVTITNAAGEQVVTQTVGVNPAQNTAYTFRATAAGAAPASDVAANDGAGDIVVTGSAERVNDFASNTGGLTIGDVSQLLNTTPIARNQTALILLSPGTGAGDTAFGNLASIGGATVAENAYYVNGLNVTNFRNFLGSNNPPIEFYQSLDVKLFGIPAEFGRALGGFTTAITKSGSNQFKAGALVAFAPDALRDDSPDTYAAYNRNDYAQNIEANFYLSGPIIKDRLFFYALYNPNYNKTQDSSISAGQRLTTRNSSPFFGGKLDFIIADGHRLEGTFFRNAQTVETQYDRFNASVNPNGSVITPVSNPAFGGPLAINDALGSVISKFGGNNFVGTYTGQFTNWLTLSAAYGESHDDQLAIASPLISLVSSTRTGITTTARGISSANARDTDVRKFYRADADIYVNLLGTHHFRAGYEREDLSSTTDTRYASAYSYLLTAGYVRRRYYENVGAWSSKNESYYIQDSWSLLNERLNLQLGLRNDRFNNNALSGQTYFKSGDQWGPRLGAAFDVFGDKRTTVRGSWSRYFFPVATNTNIRLGGAELYYEQRFAYPTGVSSANFNPAGLVNGLTFDANGNIQGLTTPITGSTNLCPTVGPDRNTRTCRSIFSDGIQGPTDTLVSSTLQPSYTDEWTVGLQQRLGDWNFSLTYLNRRLGRTLDDVAIDAAVLKYCAAKGIPNCDSTFSGFHQYVLANPGSDITVRLDGDCTDARQCAVVTLPAADLGYPKATRNYDSVQFQFEKPYRDGWGVSGSYAYTRLRGNYEGAVKSDNGQTDAGLTQDFDQPGLLDGAYGDNPNQRVHSFKLFGTYRLFDGLRVGANMLFESPRKFSCYGVHPTDVFAEQYGNASYFCKQSRFSPTGASVLVPRGSAFQSDWRKQIDLSVQYDIADLPGSFFSIDVFNAFNFKSKLDYNEFGENADGSINPRYSQPLSYQPPRYVRFTLGLRFGEGAK
- a CDS encoding DUF2093 domain-containing protein; the protein is MKADPEMLMSKSDRAAKLHYMANGFRVLSTGDHVVCAKSGARIPIEELRYWDVASQQPFASAEIASEALAPQ
- a CDS encoding TonB-dependent receptor, with the protein product MTSNPNRKRIALSGGTALRALALLGVGVSSAAVVATPAAAQDYTTGALVGTVQSADGARVSGGSVAVQSTTQGFTRNATIGTDGTFRIPALPTGNYTVTVTTPGNAPVENRNIVITPGQNSSYTFTVGGADAADSGTGDIVVTASAERTNDFGSNTGGLTIADVSQLLNTTPIARNQTALILLSPGTSQGDTAFGNLASIGGATVAENAYYVNGLNVTNFRTFVGSNNPPIEFYQSIDIKLFGLSAEFGRALGGFTTAVTKSGSNQFKAGALIAYAPDALRDYSPNTYAAYNRADVNEDIEANFYVSGPIIKDRLFFYALYNPNYSKIGDSSITGGNRLTTRNSSPFFGGKLDFIIADGHRLEGTYFRNAQTAVTNYDVFNPTTFALGATQGTIISKSGGDNFVGTYTGQFTNWLTLSAAYGESHDNQSGVPAPIQSLVQSTRTGVTTTAAGFSTTNYRDDDVRKFYRADADVYVSLFGNHHFRAGYEREELSSSTDTRYAGGYRYSLAGSLIQRWYYENVGTWKSLNESFYIQDSWSLLNDRLNLQLGVRNDKFSNDALDGNTYFKSGDQWGPRLGAAFDVFGDKRTTVRGSWSRYFLPVASNTNIRLGGAELYYQQRFLYPTGVNPAVFNSAGFVQGLQLDANGNILGLTTPAAGSSNPCPTVGPDAGRNTCYSITSDGIQGPTDTLVSSSLQPSYTDEWTVGLQHRIGDWDLSLTYINRRLGRTLDDVAIDAAVLKYCQANGIPGCAATFTGFHQYVLANPGSDITVRLDGNCAVSARQCEVATLSAADLGYPAAIRNYDSIQFQFNKAYRNGWGLGGSYAYTRLRGNYEGAVKSDNGQDDAGLTQDFDQPGLLDGAYGTLANQRAHSFKLFGTVSLFENFRVGANMLFESPRSFSCIGYHPTDEFAAAYDAASFYCRQPRFSSNPSFPNQNIPGNPTSYLVPRGTAFKSDWRKQIDVNVQYDIASLPGSFFSVDVFNVFNFKSKLDYQEFGDLTGGAINQRYGEVIGYQVPRYVRFTLGLRFGEGSKN